A DNA window from Gillisia sp. Hel1_33_143 contains the following coding sequences:
- a CDS encoding response regulator encodes MIFFLIDDDPIFQFITDKTLKRINPQVVVEKYADGEEGINCIKSRLSNTAMLPDVVLLDINMPFMNGWQFLKEYNNLSKDIDKNIQIYMLTSSDDPEDVEKAKKFSELSGYLIKPITELELEVLIREFPIKTWYQPNC; translated from the coding sequence ATGATTTTTTTTCTTATAGACGATGATCCAATCTTTCAATTTATAACCGACAAGACCTTAAAAAGAATTAATCCACAAGTTGTAGTAGAAAAGTATGCCGATGGAGAAGAAGGCATCAATTGTATTAAATCAAGATTATCGAATACTGCCATGCTACCAGATGTAGTTTTACTTGATATTAATATGCCGTTTATGAATGGATGGCAATTTTTAAAAGAATACAATAATCTAAGTAAAGATATAGATAAGAATATCCAAATCTATATGCTTACTTCTTCTGACGATCCTGAGGATGTTGAAAAAGCCAAAAAATTTAGTGAACTTTCCGGCTATCTTATCAAACCGATTACAGAATTAGAACTTGAAGTTCTTATTAGGGAATTCCCAATAAAAACATGGTATCAGCCAAACTGTTAA
- a CDS encoding DUF4114 domain-containing protein: MLRPLLIIILLFSFQINAQNYKFLGGYDALGVPEYLESANDDINPKSMTLIENALPESYPVPDYNPHYISSGYDNDVQLEKDAAVWVTFVKEGAGYRNVLGFYTYDLNDATATKPQPEDITIIFPNVSASGSGGGLRKGNKVKIGDFKAGTGIGWVLLANGWNGSKVTKGNLQVFSNPKYNPESSEDLKQHMVLLADEQQERIYLGIEDIRRDWSNCDQDFNDAIFFVTANPYEAIKSYNYADIKSATDVSSANKGGLESNGRLAGLIAERNFNRLKNSYNKFQKSKQQNFKSANTLQKGPNGVDLASLLPASGMFGTEVGKISSPEDLMGITNAEAVFSADYYEGDKRIAAALITKTKGSIYNHSKVICDRLNSASLEDIRTINLKGYDLVMIKILRDSGQLEYAVNFSISLDDVNKLYSFWNIADYPAGDFANFQVWGGSMGQVSSIAGHIIDKFLAYNSLVSDKIAGKFPTLFVKRGFYKDGQLHLIVKNKNKDVGFKIDGNLRETELDEEISFTKQQSLSSDYEQEIRIDAGSLFDVGLQIKGYNSPQPDALYLADGPWGIDYVAEETQIDNFNIVPDTEKKFATDHRLERNIALNGKVYGTVNLFRAILPGDLAFDSSPFTAIEFDIKNSKAVELILVTEDLQDWDKRFRLKIEAHQTLETLNLRLSDFTNGSQNYNNEPLKTLVFSVPGDYSSFSNFELNLEKVSFTDFRDLPNLPTEELAKDEFIEKPYAYNYPNPFKTNTTVVLPEARLTADIIIFDLKGRQVWSKSYRPNSAQIEFPVELYNMTPGMYKALIITEKNERFSINLLMK; encoded by the coding sequence ATGCTTAGACCTCTACTTATAATAATCTTGCTTTTTAGCTTTCAAATAAACGCTCAGAATTATAAATTTCTAGGAGGTTATGATGCTTTGGGTGTACCGGAATATCTGGAAAGTGCTAATGACGATATCAACCCGAAAAGCATGACTCTTATTGAGAATGCCTTACCAGAGTCTTATCCGGTACCAGATTACAATCCTCATTACATCTCTTCTGGTTATGATAATGATGTACAATTAGAAAAAGATGCTGCGGTGTGGGTAACTTTTGTTAAGGAAGGTGCAGGTTATAGAAACGTACTTGGATTTTATACTTATGATCTTAATGATGCTACTGCAACAAAACCTCAACCGGAAGATATCACCATTATCTTCCCAAACGTTTCCGCAAGTGGTTCTGGTGGAGGCCTTAGAAAAGGAAATAAAGTAAAGATTGGAGATTTTAAAGCAGGAACCGGAATTGGCTGGGTTCTACTTGCCAATGGATGGAATGGCTCTAAAGTTACTAAAGGGAACCTTCAGGTGTTTTCCAACCCAAAATACAATCCAGAAAGTTCTGAAGATCTAAAACAACATATGGTGTTGCTTGCAGATGAGCAGCAAGAAAGAATTTATCTGGGGATAGAAGATATAAGAAGAGATTGGAGCAACTGTGATCAGGATTTTAATGATGCTATCTTTTTTGTTACCGCAAACCCGTATGAAGCAATTAAGTCTTATAACTATGCAGATATAAAGAGTGCTACAGATGTTAGTTCAGCCAATAAAGGTGGACTTGAAAGCAATGGAAGATTAGCAGGACTAATTGCCGAACGTAACTTCAACAGACTTAAAAATAGTTACAATAAATTTCAAAAATCAAAACAACAAAATTTTAAGAGTGCCAATACCTTACAAAAAGGACCAAATGGTGTAGACCTAGCCTCTCTTCTACCAGCCTCCGGAATGTTTGGTACCGAAGTGGGAAAAATTTCAAGTCCGGAAGATCTTATGGGTATTACCAATGCTGAAGCTGTTTTTTCTGCAGATTATTATGAAGGAGATAAACGTATAGCTGCAGCCTTAATCACTAAGACCAAAGGGAGTATTTACAACCACTCTAAAGTGATCTGTGACCGTTTGAATTCTGCAAGCTTAGAAGACATTAGAACCATCAATCTTAAAGGTTATGATCTGGTTATGATAAAAATATTAAGAGATAGCGGGCAGTTGGAATATGCTGTAAATTTTTCTATCTCTTTAGATGATGTAAATAAGCTTTACTCTTTTTGGAACATCGCAGATTATCCTGCGGGAGATTTTGCAAATTTCCAGGTTTGGGGAGGAAGCATGGGCCAGGTTAGCAGTATTGCAGGGCATATAATAGATAAATTTTTAGCTTACAACTCATTGGTAAGCGATAAGATAGCTGGCAAGTTCCCTACCCTCTTTGTAAAACGTGGGTTTTATAAAGATGGCCAGCTTCATCTTATCGTGAAGAACAAGAATAAAGATGTAGGCTTTAAGATAGATGGAAACTTGAGAGAAACAGAGCTCGATGAAGAGATCTCTTTTACAAAACAACAATCTTTATCATCAGACTATGAGCAGGAAATAAGAATTGATGCGGGTAGCCTCTTTGATGTTGGTTTACAAATAAAAGGGTATAACTCTCCGCAACCAGACGCGCTTTATTTAGCCGATGGACCCTGGGGAATAGATTATGTGGCAGAAGAAACTCAAATAGACAATTTTAACATAGTTCCCGATACAGAGAAGAAATTTGCTACAGATCATAGACTGGAAAGAAACATAGCACTTAACGGAAAGGTGTATGGTACCGTTAATCTTTTTAGAGCAATTCTTCCGGGAGACCTAGCTTTTGATAGTTCCCCTTTTACGGCAATAGAATTTGATATAAAAAATTCTAAAGCTGTTGAATTAATATTGGTAACAGAAGACCTACAAGATTGGGACAAGAGATTTCGATTAAAAATTGAAGCGCATCAAACTTTGGAAACTTTAAACCTAAGACTCTCAGATTTTACTAATGGTAGCCAGAACTATAATAATGAACCTTTAAAAACCTTAGTGTTTTCTGTTCCTGGAGATTATTCTAGCTTCTCTAATTTTGAGTTGAATTTAGAAAAAGTATCATTTACAGATTTTAGAGATCTCCCGAATCTCCCAACAGAGGAACTTGCAAAAGATGAATTTATTGAAAAGCCCTATGCCTATAATTACCCTAACCCTTTCAAAACAAATACTACTGTAGTTTTACCCGAGGCCAGACTAACAGCAGATATTATCATATTCGATCTTAAAGGTAGACAGGTATGGAGCAAAAGTTATAGACCTAATTCTGCACAGATAGAATTTCCTGTAGAATTGTATAACATGACGCCGGGAATGTACAAAGCTTTAATAATTACTGAAAAAAATGAAAGATTTTCTATTAATTTATTGATGAAATAG
- a CDS encoding FIST signal transduction protein has protein sequence MKVVQAKYNAGNWKYKGDRSDLNDPLVFVFADRYLLEDEAIIATIKREFPYNNLVFGSTAGEICNSNVEEGTVTITAIEFEKSNYKIKTENIKDYQQDSKLIGEKLITQLPKKGLKHVFVLSEGSFVNGSALIEGLESNLDNDVVITGGMCGDGSRFEKTLAGHQTPKEGEVVLIGFYGETIEVSYSSVGGWIPFGPERVITSSKDNVLFELDGKPALELYSKYLGEKASELPQASLLYPLHVKASGKKEPVVRTILGIDTKNQSMTLAGDVPQGSKVQLMMASADGLVEGAYQAAKLAMDARKNKPELAILVSCIGRKLVLDQRVEEEIEGVIEMIGNTAAVTGFYSYGELAPYYGEQSCELHNQTMTLTLLSE, from the coding sequence ATGAAGGTAGTACAGGCTAAATACAACGCAGGTAACTGGAAATATAAGGGAGATAGATCTGATCTTAATGATCCTCTAGTTTTTGTTTTTGCAGATCGTTATTTACTGGAAGATGAAGCAATAATAGCTACCATAAAGCGAGAATTCCCATATAACAATCTCGTCTTTGGATCTACTGCCGGAGAGATATGCAATAGTAATGTTGAAGAAGGTACTGTTACCATAACTGCAATAGAGTTTGAAAAGAGCAATTATAAGATAAAGACCGAGAATATTAAAGATTATCAGCAAGACTCTAAGTTAATAGGAGAAAAGCTAATTACTCAACTTCCTAAAAAAGGGCTGAAGCATGTTTTTGTACTTTCTGAAGGTAGCTTTGTAAATGGTAGTGCTTTAATTGAAGGATTAGAATCTAATCTTGATAATGATGTAGTCATTACCGGAGGAATGTGTGGAGATGGATCTAGATTTGAAAAAACCCTAGCAGGCCATCAAACTCCAAAAGAAGGAGAAGTGGTATTAATTGGTTTCTATGGAGAAACTATCGAAGTTTCATACTCTAGTGTTGGCGGATGGATTCCCTTTGGACCAGAACGAGTAATAACAAGTTCTAAAGATAATGTTCTGTTTGAATTAGACGGGAAACCTGCATTAGAACTATATTCCAAATACTTAGGAGAAAAAGCTTCAGAATTGCCTCAAGCATCGCTCTTATATCCATTACATGTTAAAGCTTCAGGAAAAAAAGAACCAGTAGTAAGAACCATACTTGGTATAGATACAAAAAATCAATCTATGACTCTTGCAGGTGATGTACCTCAAGGCTCTAAAGTACAGTTAATGATGGCGTCTGCAGACGGACTTGTTGAAGGTGCATATCAGGCAGCAAAATTAGCCATGGATGCCAGAAAAAATAAACCGGAGCTTGCAATTTTAGTTAGTTGTATTGGCAGAAAATTGGTTTTAGATCAACGTGTAGAAGAAGAGATAGAAGGTGTAATAGAAATGATTGGCAATACCGCAGCGGTTACAGGTTTCTACTCTTATGGAGAGCTTGCACCATACTATGGAGAGCAATCGTGTGAATTACATAATCAAACCATGACCTTAACCCTACTAAGCGAATGA
- a CDS encoding PAS domain-containing sensor histidine kinase, whose protein sequence is MQQTREIEILKRALHREKESRKAAEQILEQKSTELYHISEQLQTSNKKLEELLNSKTSELEGVFENIIDAYVVMEISGEVIRMNQAAIDLLGYDISKEKFNLRHLVKEEFQEYTNTAFAELYHKGKFNNYNAVILTKNKEEKIVQINASIIYDRAGKPIAAQGIARDITEETRIKTIVEDQKRKLDVVFNHSPIGISLADSKAEKLIFVNNAVCEMLGFTEEELLSHSASSITHPDDEDRSQELRSQLYEGKINTYTLEKRYLKKDKSYLWVKTSVTAVRDNNGELDYQVATVEDITKEKIAKERLKESENRLSRIIMNLQSGILLEDENRKIRLTNQQFCDIFNIPAPPAALINVDCTTSAEESKMQFHDPEGFVKRIQELLENKETVIAEELQMVDGRVLERSYIPIFNNGEYKGHLWSYDDITIRRRYKENLKAQKDKYSNIIANMNLGLVEVDNEDHIIMANQSFCDISGYSIDELVGKKAAELLLLEEYIPDFYKKNQEREEGISDSYEVKIKTKNNELRNWLISGAPNYDVNGNVVGSIGIHLDITTQKQLEEQQKDLLKSLEVQNEQLNDYAHVVSHDLKSPLRNISALISWTREDFKDKVGDDGILNLDLMQNKVEKMDHLIENILKYSSLESHRASKTIVNLQDLVKDIVSMIYIPDHIKVIIKRTLPIIEADATRMQQVFQNIISNAVNYIDKEEGLIEIDVKEDDEHYIFSIKDNGCGIEEEHFEKIFKIFSSVNSSKTSSGIGLSIVKKIIEIHNGKIWLESVYGKGTTFFFTIKKSE, encoded by the coding sequence ATGCAACAAACCAGAGAAATTGAAATACTAAAAAGAGCACTTCATCGTGAAAAGGAATCAAGAAAAGCTGCAGAGCAAATTCTGGAGCAAAAATCTACTGAACTTTATCACATTTCTGAACAACTTCAAACTTCAAATAAAAAATTAGAAGAACTTTTAAATTCAAAAACATCAGAACTTGAAGGTGTTTTTGAAAATATTATTGATGCTTACGTGGTTATGGAAATTTCAGGAGAAGTAATTCGAATGAACCAAGCTGCCATAGATTTATTAGGTTATGATATCAGTAAAGAAAAATTCAATCTAAGACATCTTGTAAAAGAAGAATTTCAGGAATATACCAACACAGCATTTGCAGAATTATACCATAAGGGTAAATTCAATAATTATAATGCAGTGATACTTACCAAAAATAAAGAGGAGAAAATAGTACAAATAAATGCCAGTATTATTTATGATAGAGCTGGGAAACCTATAGCTGCTCAGGGAATCGCAAGAGATATTACGGAAGAGACCAGAATTAAAACTATTGTTGAAGATCAAAAAAGAAAACTAGATGTAGTTTTTAATCACTCTCCTATTGGAATTTCTTTAGCAGATTCTAAAGCTGAAAAATTAATTTTTGTAAACAATGCTGTTTGTGAAATGCTGGGTTTTACAGAAGAAGAGCTACTTAGCCATAGTGCCAGCAGCATTACCCATCCAGATGATGAAGATCGCTCTCAGGAACTAAGATCTCAATTATATGAAGGGAAGATAAATACCTACACGCTAGAGAAGCGATATTTAAAAAAGGATAAATCTTATCTATGGGTTAAAACTTCGGTAACTGCCGTTAGAGATAATAATGGTGAGCTAGATTATCAAGTAGCTACGGTAGAAGACATCACCAAAGAGAAGATCGCAAAAGAACGTTTAAAGGAATCTGAAAATAGACTTTCCAGAATTATAATGAACCTTCAAAGCGGGATATTATTAGAAGATGAGAATAGAAAAATAAGATTGACAAATCAGCAATTTTGCGATATTTTCAATATCCCTGCTCCTCCGGCAGCGCTTATAAACGTAGATTGTACAACCTCTGCAGAAGAATCTAAAATGCAATTTCATGATCCGGAAGGATTTGTAAAAAGAATTCAGGAATTACTGGAAAATAAAGAGACCGTAATAGCAGAAGAGCTGCAAATGGTAGATGGCAGAGTCTTAGAGCGTAGTTATATTCCTATCTTTAATAACGGGGAATATAAGGGACATTTATGGAGTTATGATGATATTACCATCCGCCGCCGTTATAAGGAAAATCTTAAAGCTCAAAAAGATAAATATAGCAATATCATTGCTAATATGAATCTTGGTCTTGTTGAAGTAGATAATGAAGATCATATCATTATGGCAAATCAAAGCTTTTGTGATATAAGTGGATATTCTATTGATGAGTTGGTAGGTAAAAAAGCTGCAGAGCTTTTATTACTGGAAGAGTATATTCCAGATTTTTACAAAAAGAATCAGGAAAGAGAGGAAGGCATTTCAGACTCTTACGAAGTTAAGATCAAGACCAAAAATAATGAGCTAAGAAATTGGCTTATAAGTGGCGCACCAAATTATGATGTAAATGGAAATGTTGTAGGCTCTATAGGAATTCATTTAGACATTACTACTCAAAAACAATTAGAAGAACAGCAAAAAGATCTACTTAAAAGTTTAGAGGTGCAGAACGAACAGCTTAACGATTATGCCCATGTAGTATCTCACGATCTAAAATCGCCTTTAAGAAATATATCTGCATTAATAAGCTGGACTCGTGAAGACTTTAAGGATAAGGTAGGAGATGATGGAATTCTTAATCTAGATCTTATGCAGAATAAGGTAGAAAAGATGGATCATCTTATTGAGAATATCTTAAAATACTCCAGCCTGGAAAGTCATAGAGCGTCCAAAACTATTGTAAATCTTCAAGATCTTGTAAAAGATATAGTATCAATGATCTATATCCCAGATCATATCAAGGTCATAATTAAGCGTACCCTTCCAATTATAGAAGCAGACGCTACCCGCATGCAACAGGTATTTCAAAATATTATAAGCAATGCTGTAAATTATATAGACAAGGAAGAAGGACTTATAGAAATAGATGTAAAAGAAGATGATGAGCATTATATCTTTTCTATAAAAGATAATGGTTGTGGTATAGAAGAAGAGCATTTTGAGAAGATCTTTAAGATATTTAGTTCTGTAAACTCTAGTAAGACCTCTAGCGGAATTGGATTAAGTATTGTGAAGAAGATCATAGAAATTCATAACGGGAAAATTTGGTTAGAAAGTGTATATGGGAAAGGAACTACCTTTTTCTTTACAATTAAAAAATCAGAATGA
- a CDS encoding sensor histidine kinase, producing the protein MNPLLRRQISKHLGADALEDENLQEFIKAVNGSYETHQDQFNMQQRAMKISSDELFEANERLREEAEGQKEILDSIHLAIAALNLKEYEDRQTGELDVKNLAVYIKDQSEDLKIAVTKQEELFKSLEKKNQSLSDYAHIVSHDLKSPLRSINSLVNWIIEDNFEGLNEEGKQHFNLILNNLEKMDALIDGILHYSTIDEADIVQYQVDTHQLILEIEELLYIPDHIQLHISKDLPKIKADKFRVQQLFQNLIQNAIKSIDKEKGSIEISVESTALEWRFSVTDNGRGISQKHHKKIFRIFEKIENDQASTGIGLSIAKKVVDYYNGSISLDSKLGEGTTFYINLPK; encoded by the coding sequence ATGAACCCACTTTTAAGAAGGCAGATCTCTAAACATTTAGGTGCCGATGCTCTGGAAGATGAAAATCTACAGGAATTTATAAAAGCCGTAAATGGATCTTATGAAACGCATCAAGATCAATTTAATATGCAGCAACGAGCCATGAAAATAAGTTCTGATGAGCTTTTTGAGGCTAACGAAAGATTAAGAGAAGAAGCAGAAGGCCAAAAAGAAATATTGGATAGCATACATTTGGCTATTGCAGCACTAAATCTAAAAGAATATGAAGATCGCCAAACCGGTGAATTAGATGTAAAGAATTTGGCGGTTTATATAAAAGATCAAAGTGAAGATCTAAAGATTGCTGTAACCAAGCAAGAAGAACTTTTTAAGAGCCTGGAAAAAAAGAATCAATCCCTCTCAGACTATGCTCACATCGTATCTCACGATCTAAAATCGCCATTAAGGAGCATCAATTCTTTAGTGAATTGGATCATAGAAGACAATTTTGAAGGATTAAATGAAGAAGGAAAACAGCATTTCAATCTTATTTTAAATAATCTTGAGAAGATGGATGCGCTTATAGATGGAATTTTACATTATTCTACCATAGATGAGGCAGATATTGTTCAATATCAGGTAGACACTCATCAGCTTATATTAGAAATTGAAGAGTTGCTGTATATACCAGATCATATACAACTTCATATTTCGAAAGACCTCCCAAAGATAAAAGCAGACAAATTTAGGGTACAACAGCTTTTTCAGAATTTAATTCAAAATGCAATTAAGAGCATAGACAAGGAAAAAGGAAGTATAGAAATTTCTGTAGAAAGCACTGCTTTAGAATGGCGATTTAGTGTTACCGATAATGGGAGAGGAATTTCACAAAAGCATCACAAGAAAATTTTCAGAATATTCGAAAAAATAGAGAACGATCAGGCTTCCACCGGCATAGGACTTTCTATTGCGAAAAAAGTTGTAGATTACTATAACGGGAGTATAAGTTTAGATAGCAAACTAGGAGAAGGAACCACATTTTATATTAACCTGCCGAAATGA
- a CDS encoding ATP-binding protein, translating into MIKRVTKYYLPLLVVSLLLSIWIFYNEKKNISNLELKELALKSNLIVENLNPVIANIFYWSQNDFTKEDFDPRYNQKYEEQLGNFIVGMNHYSQFRFIKKNGEEALRLIRTKDGKIINDLNFQNKKNEGYFKKTIALDSSEIYLSPLNLNIENGKIERPFSPMIRGGAPVFNKSGEKLGMVVINYDAKELLATLTKKLNYTFYLVDSNGKFLANSENNNRAFKHLTDPNNHQDFPTNFPKTWKAITQDKETQFGTGKNFWIVNKLDFKEAISHFNVIDSNRSKLISSNEWYLISRVSNTDVLAASMNFYLALFVLNLISFIIIAYVAKSEIKNEKIKEVYLLRLKKKRKALENQNVLLTSIKTKLELRNRQLKEYNSIVAHNLRAPTTSMSALISMVSGSEDYEEVKTIIPKLNTISGSINTLVQDLLTYVRVLNDDNIEIEKFEIKPVIEQSLCLFVETLDGTVNVEIDLSGWNTIKFSKIYFQSVIQNLISNAIKYRDPTKESYIKIKTLRQKEKRILIVEDNGIGINLEKHQSEIFKLYRRFHRNVSGKGMGLFMVKTQLESLNAEIRVESEYGKGSSFIITFN; encoded by the coding sequence ATGATAAAAAGAGTTACTAAATATTACCTACCTCTTTTAGTAGTAAGTCTACTGCTATCTATATGGATATTTTATAATGAAAAAAAGAACATCTCCAATTTGGAGTTAAAAGAACTCGCGCTTAAAAGCAATCTTATTGTTGAAAATCTTAATCCTGTAATTGCAAATATCTTTTATTGGAGTCAGAATGATTTTACAAAAGAAGATTTTGACCCACGATACAACCAAAAATACGAAGAGCAACTGGGTAATTTTATTGTAGGCATGAATCATTACAGTCAGTTTAGATTCATTAAAAAAAATGGAGAAGAGGCACTACGACTAATAAGAACTAAAGATGGTAAAATTATAAATGACCTGAATTTTCAAAATAAAAAAAATGAAGGATATTTTAAAAAGACCATTGCATTAGATAGCAGTGAAATTTATCTCTCTCCATTAAATTTAAATATTGAAAATGGCAAAATAGAAAGACCATTTAGTCCAATGATTAGAGGTGGCGCTCCTGTTTTTAATAAATCTGGAGAAAAACTTGGAATGGTAGTTATAAACTACGATGCTAAAGAATTACTCGCTACGCTTACTAAAAAATTAAATTACACATTCTACCTGGTAGATTCTAATGGTAAATTTCTTGCCAATTCAGAAAATAACAACAGAGCTTTTAAACATCTAACAGATCCAAATAACCATCAGGATTTTCCTACCAACTTTCCAAAAACGTGGAAAGCTATTACCCAAGATAAAGAAACTCAATTTGGAACCGGAAAGAATTTTTGGATTGTAAATAAGTTGGACTTTAAAGAAGCAATTTCTCATTTTAATGTAATAGATAGCAATCGTTCTAAATTAATTTCTTCTAATGAGTGGTATCTTATCTCTAGAGTTTCAAATACAGATGTATTAGCTGCTTCTATGAACTTCTATTTAGCCCTCTTTGTATTAAACCTTATTTCTTTTATCATCATTGCCTATGTGGCTAAAAGTGAAATAAAGAATGAAAAAATAAAAGAGGTCTATTTGTTAAGACTTAAAAAGAAAAGGAAAGCGCTTGAAAATCAAAATGTGCTGCTCACATCTATAAAAACGAAATTAGAATTAAGAAATAGGCAGCTTAAAGAATACAATAGTATAGTAGCACATAATTTAAGAGCTCCAACTACAAGTATGTCTGCACTCATTTCTATGGTAAGTGGTTCCGAAGACTATGAAGAAGTAAAAACAATTATTCCAAAATTAAATACTATATCGGGTAGTATTAATACACTTGTTCAAGACCTGTTAACCTATGTGAGAGTTCTTAATGATGATAACATAGAAATAGAAAAATTCGAGATCAAACCAGTTATAGAACAGTCGCTTTGTTTGTTTGTAGAGACCTTAGATGGTACTGTAAATGTAGAAATAGATCTAAGCGGTTGGAATACTATTAAATTCTCAAAAATATATTTTCAGAGTGTTATTCAAAATTTAATCTCCAACGCTATTAAATACAGAGATCCAACTAAAGAAAGTTATATCAAGATCAAGACACTCAGGCAAAAAGAAAAAAGAATTCTTATAGTGGAAGATAATGGAATTGGAATTAATCTTGAAAAACATCAATCAGAAATCTTTAAATTGTACCGAAGATTTCACAGAAATGTTTCTGGTAAGGGTATGGGCCTTTTTATGGTAAAAACCCAGTTAGAATCTTTAAATGCCGAAATTAGAGTAGAGAGCGAATACGGTAAAGGCTCCTCATTTATTATCACGTTCAATTAA
- a CDS encoding LytR/AlgR family response regulator transcription factor, with the protein MKCLIIDDEEMARTIIHQFIKKNPHLEFEAEFSHALQAIKFLNQESADLIFLDIHMPDFTGFDFIQTLKNPPNIILTTSDRNFAIEAFEYDCIVDYIVKPVSQERFDKAVQKALNFKAPETSQDTVSSINKTENDLYVNIDRRLIKIDIPTIYLIEAKGDYIQIKTSGKNYTVHSTLKKIEDKLPLDLFLKVHRSYIINTQKIIDIEDNSVLIEKDVVPVSRSNRPELMKRLNLL; encoded by the coding sequence ATGAAATGCCTTATAATTGATGATGAAGAAATGGCTAGAACCATCATTCATCAATTCATTAAAAAAAATCCTCATTTAGAATTTGAAGCAGAATTCTCCCATGCGTTACAAGCCATTAAATTTCTCAACCAGGAGTCTGCAGATCTTATTTTTCTAGACATTCATATGCCAGATTTTACCGGGTTTGATTTTATTCAAACCTTGAAAAATCCGCCAAATATCATTTTAACCACTTCAGACAGAAATTTTGCGATTGAAGCCTTTGAGTATGATTGCATCGTAGATTATATTGTGAAACCCGTTTCTCAGGAACGTTTTGATAAGGCTGTGCAAAAAGCACTCAACTTTAAAGCTCCAGAAACATCTCAGGATACTGTCTCTTCTATAAACAAAACAGAGAATGATCTGTATGTAAATATTGATAGAAGACTTATTAAAATAGATATTCCTACGATCTATCTTATAGAGGCTAAAGGAGATTATATTCAAATTAAGACCTCTGGTAAGAATTACACCGTACATTCCACGCTTAAAAAAATTGAAGATAAATTACCGTTAGATCTTTTCCTTAAAGTACATAGATCTTATATCATTAATACTCAAAAAATAATAGATATAGAAGATAATAGTGTTCTTATAGAAAAGGATGTGGTTCCTGTAAGTAGGTCTAACAGGCCGGAACTTATGAAAAGGCTTAATCTTCTCTAA
- a CDS encoding Hpt domain-containing protein yields the protein MSYIHELSGGDKEFEAKLLEVVKRELPEEVEVYRINFKENNFSEAAINVHKIKHKISILGLEKSYEFAEGFETELREGISKGDEEFEKILQQMLLFIDQL from the coding sequence ATGTCATACATCCACGAGTTATCTGGTGGAGATAAAGAATTTGAAGCAAAACTTTTAGAGGTAGTGAAAAGAGAACTGCCGGAAGAAGTTGAGGTGTATAGAATTAACTTTAAAGAGAATAACTTTTCTGAAGCTGCAATAAATGTGCATAAGATTAAGCACAAAATTAGTATTTTAGGTCTCGAGAAGAGTTACGAATTTGCTGAAGGCTTTGAAACAGAGCTTAGAGAAGGTATTTCAAAAGGCGATGAAGAGTTTGAAAAGATCTTACAGCAAATGCTCTTATTTATAGACCAGCTTTAA